The genomic DNA CTATTTCGGAAGTCCGGCCGGTTCGGTCCGGTTCAAGCTCGTGCAGTGGCCTGCCTCGGATTTCCATGTCCTGGTTCTGACCGGCGCCCCTGATCGGGAGATTTCCGCCATCCTGAAACGGGTTGCCGATCTTCCGATTCTCACAATATCCCAGAACCCTGTCCATCTCAGGCAGGGGGTCATGGTCAACTTCTATATGAACAACGGCAAACTCAAATTCGAGATCAATCCGGCAGCCGCTAAGAGGGGCGGATTGTCCATCAGCTCCCGGCTGCTGCAACTGGCCAGAATATATCAGGGTGAAGCCGATGATTGAGAAGAATGTCACTCCCCTGGGCCGGAAGATCGTGGCCGCGACTCTCGGCATTACCCTGCTGGCCCTGGCTTTGAGCTTCCTGCTGAACATCATCCCGACGGTTTACTCGTATAGGCGGGGTGCCGTGGAGAGAGCCCTGTCCACGGCAGATCTCATGGCCGTTTCCTTGGGGCCGTCCGTGGACTTTCACGATCCGGCGGCGGCGCAGGAGAACCTGGCGACACTGTCTCTGATTCCTGTTGTAACCGGGGCCGCCGTCTTCCTGAATGACGGAACGCTTTTTGCCTCCTACGGGAAGCCTCCGGTTCTGCCGGTGTCCGGTGAATTCGGCGTGAGCACGACCTTGACCGCGCTGACCGTGGTCACCCCCATACAGGCCGAACAGCCTGGAAATGCGTTGGTTATAACCGTGTCCATGGGGGAGCAGGGGGCATTGTTGCAAGGCTATCTTTTCTCTGGAGCGATCATCTTGTTTGGTGTGTTTATCTTCTGCTTCAAGCTGGCCGGGGTGATACGGCGCAAGCTGGGCGACCCCCTGCACGAACTGACGTCGGTGGTCCACAACATATCCAGAAGTCGTGATTATTCCCGTCGAGTCAATCACGAGAGCAACGATGAACTCGGCGTACTTGTGACGGAGTTCAATGCCATGCTCAAGCGGATCGAGGACAGAGACGCCGAGTTGAGCCGCTATCGTGAAAGTCTCGAACAGCGGGTGGAGGAGCGCACCCTGCAACTCAAGGCAAATCAGCTTGAACTGCTCCAGAACAACCGGCGGCTTTTCATGGAGATTCGCAAGCGGGCTCAATCCGAGATGATCCGGGAAGAGGTGGAGCGCATCAATAGGCACGATCTGAAATCAGGCCTGAGCTTGGTCATCGGCTACCCCGAACTGCTGCTCAAGGAAGGCGGGCTCAACGCCCGGCAGGAAAAGCTGATCAAGCGCGTCCGGGCGGCCGGGTACAGGATGCTGGACATGATCCGAAATCACCTCGACATGTTCAAGATGGAGAAGGGTGTTTACTCCCTTAACCGTTTGCCCATCGATTTGGTCCAGACCCTGTGCGACCTGGAGGAGGAATTCAATCCGCAATTGACCAGCAGCGGTGTGAAGCTGGTTATCGAATTGGATGGTCGGGACGTGGTCGGTGACGAGCAGTTCATCATATCCGGGGAGGGGCCGCTCATGCGGACAATGTGTCGGAACCTCATCCAGAACGCCATTGAGGCTTCCGCTCCGGGCGATAGCGTGATCGTGTCCATGGAGCAGGATGAGCGGAAGCATCTGACGGTCTCCAATCCGGCGGTCGTGCCCCAAGAGATCCGCGAGCGGTTCTTCGAGAAATATGTCACTGCGGGCAAGGAGAATGGAACAGGGCTGGGCACCTATTTTGCTGCGCTCATCGTCAAGACGCATGGGGCTGATATCACTATGAAAACCAGCGATGAGTCGGGCACCACCTTGCGTGTCTCATTTAGGGGGCGTGCCGGGGATTCAGCCCTGAAATTCCACCCGTTGCCGCCAACCGACAGCCATGACTCCCCCCGCTGATTTTTGGTGACGGGTGCCGTTCGAGCGATTTGGCCGTTATTTGAATTGTTGAATCCCGTCAGGGAAAAAATATGGCAGTCTCGCAGAGTGAAAGCCGGTGGGATTGACCCGGCACAGCT from Pseudodesulfovibrio sp. S3 includes the following:
- a CDS encoding YfiR family protein — translated: MFPSLPAASQGRRLTANLDQLRALYVQRLVKYVNWPDGVGPKPGEPFIVAATDPASLRPYFGSPAGSVRFKLVQWPASDFHVLVLTGAPDREISAILKRVADLPILTISQNPVHLRQGVMVNFYMNNGKLKFEINPAAAKRGGLSISSRLLQLARIYQGEADD
- a CDS encoding ATP-binding protein; this translates as MIEKNVTPLGRKIVAATLGITLLALALSFLLNIIPTVYSYRRGAVERALSTADLMAVSLGPSVDFHDPAAAQENLATLSLIPVVTGAAVFLNDGTLFASYGKPPVLPVSGEFGVSTTLTALTVVTPIQAEQPGNALVITVSMGEQGALLQGYLFSGAIILFGVFIFCFKLAGVIRRKLGDPLHELTSVVHNISRSRDYSRRVNHESNDELGVLVTEFNAMLKRIEDRDAELSRYRESLEQRVEERTLQLKANQLELLQNNRRLFMEIRKRAQSEMIREEVERINRHDLKSGLSLVIGYPELLLKEGGLNARQEKLIKRVRAAGYRMLDMIRNHLDMFKMEKGVYSLNRLPIDLVQTLCDLEEEFNPQLTSSGVKLVIELDGRDVVGDEQFIISGEGPLMRTMCRNLIQNAIEASAPGDSVIVSMEQDERKHLTVSNPAVVPQEIRERFFEKYVTAGKENGTGLGTYFAALIVKTHGADITMKTSDESGTTLRVSFRGRAGDSALKFHPLPPTDSHDSPR